A genomic region of Candidatus Schekmanbacteria bacterium contains the following coding sequences:
- a CDS encoding flavodoxin family protein produces the protein MHEFSWDKEAEDTLSKILNIWPAIIRKSWKEKISNSARLIAYDEKSPKITGDILYRGAVNALPKSYEPLLLRIKSPEEFARKKESQEKLSEKEWLIEIKRWDRPDGENGPKIIKKPSEQNVLAIMTSPRIGGNTDILMEKFLDGVRSKGAKVEKFNLQKMNISGCLGCMKCTEVDLPEICVLKDGMSEVYRKFIEADSVVLGFPVYTGRECALTAAFFDRMHPLRAPIHFPKISTLKRGALIGTWGWPSNDSYNHIIEFQVMLLKLFNVITSEIITACGFWGEYYKKGIIERDQKGLEETFRAGASFVTPL, from the coding sequence ATGCATGAGTTTTCCTGGGATAAGGAAGCAGAGGATACTCTAAGCAAGATTTTAAATATCTGGCCTGCCATCATAAGAAAATCATGGAAGGAAAAGATATCGAACTCAGCACGATTGATCGCCTATGATGAAAAGAGTCCCAAGATAACCGGCGACATCCTTTACAGAGGGGCTGTCAATGCACTTCCTAAATCATATGAACCTCTGCTTTTAAGGATAAAAAGCCCTGAAGAGTTTGCCCGCAAAAAAGAGTCTCAGGAAAAATTGAGCGAGAAAGAATGGCTCATAGAAATAAAAAGATGGGACCGTCCTGATGGAGAAAATGGACCAAAGATTATTAAAAAACCTTCAGAGCAGAATGTATTAGCAATAATGACAAGCCCCAGAATCGGAGGCAATACCGACATCCTGATGGAGAAATTCTTAGACGGCGTGCGCTCTAAAGGTGCAAAGGTGGAAAAGTTCAATCTCCAGAAGATGAACATATCAGGCTGTCTAGGATGCATGAAATGCACAGAAGTTGATTTGCCGGAAATATGCGTTTTAAAAGACGGCATGTCTGAAGTCTACCGGAAATTCATAGAAGCTGACAGCGTTGTGCTGGGTTTTCCTGTTTACACAGGAAGGGAGTGCGCCCTTACGGCTGCATTTTTTGACAGGATGCATCCTCTTCGCGCACCGATTCACTTTCCAAAAATAAGCACGCTGAAGCGCGGTGCATTGATAGGAACATGGGGATGGCCAAGCAATGATTCCTATAACCACATCATAGAATTTCAGGTAATGCTGTTGAAGCTTTTCAATGTGATAACTTCTGAAATCATAACTGCCTGCGGATTCTGGGGGGAATATTACAAAAAAGGAATAATAGAAAGGGACCAGAAGGGGCTTGAAGAAACTTTCAGGGCAGGAGCCTCCTTTGTTACACCATTATAA
- a CDS encoding molybdopterin-dependent oxidoreductase, with protein MGELTRTICGLCVENCGMEIEKSGDDIVSIRGAREHPYTQGNLCIKGIKAKDIVTSPLRLKSPLKKVNGEFKEISWDDAFSSICESLEKLEKKYGRESLAVYFGDPLITQGMAMHLIRLFCQVYGTPNFSCTGSLCNIAKVFANMVTFGRWSSPNFEKSSYIILWGTNPLVSTMRSRVSVLRQKEHRATIVVIDPRTTQSARIADRHIKIIPGRDGLLALGMIKVIIDADIYDKEFVEKHTTGFEELRKNISGLSLDEVAKGTGIDKETIISLAKEFANSKPACIDQGSSLDQNTNGTQNVRATAILLAITGNIDIEGGNIFPFMPPLSPAKASAPRAPQKPPAGTKEHPLFTNSFRQGQAMVFPELLEKNADEAVRGMIVDGGNPLMTWPDTAKTEKFLSGLDMLVTIDTFMSQTARLSQIVLPASTFLERTELSIMQPLSIQKKILDPGNTLPDWKIWHELLKKCGFENELPWQDEEEGINHLLKPLGKTFKDIEENPFDGSKLSPPIGTCREKGFPTKSGKIELVSGILSSAGHNPLPLYVPPAEVPDSNYPLILTTGGRFPYFAHSQFHQIPSLEEMCPEPFVEISHEDAGKLGISEGETCSVETKRGKIYIKARITPKIIAGVVHITDGWEGANVNILTEIETRDPISGFPSFKSLACKVKKYP; from the coding sequence ATGGGAGAGCTAACGAGGACAATTTGCGGGCTTTGCGTAGAGAACTGCGGGATGGAGATTGAAAAATCAGGAGACGATATTGTATCAATTCGCGGAGCACGGGAACATCCGTACACTCAGGGAAACCTTTGCATCAAGGGGATCAAAGCAAAAGACATAGTAACGAGCCCTCTCCGACTTAAGTCACCCCTTAAAAAAGTAAACGGGGAATTCAAAGAAATAAGCTGGGATGATGCATTCAGCTCAATATGCGAAAGCCTTGAAAAACTCGAAAAAAAATATGGAAGAGAAAGCCTTGCTGTCTACTTCGGAGATCCCCTTATCACGCAGGGAATGGCAATGCATCTTATCAGACTCTTCTGCCAGGTCTATGGCACTCCTAATTTTTCCTGTACCGGTTCACTTTGCAATATCGCGAAGGTCTTTGCCAACATGGTTACCTTCGGCAGATGGTCGTCTCCCAATTTTGAAAAATCTTCCTACATTATTCTCTGGGGAACAAACCCTCTTGTATCAACAATGCGTTCAAGAGTAAGCGTGCTGAGGCAGAAGGAGCATAGGGCAACAATCGTAGTCATAGACCCGCGCACCACACAGTCAGCCCGCATTGCAGACAGGCATATAAAGATAATACCCGGCAGAGACGGCCTTCTTGCTTTGGGAATGATAAAGGTAATAATCGATGCAGACATTTATGATAAAGAATTCGTCGAAAAACACACTACAGGCTTTGAAGAGCTCAGAAAAAATATATCCGGTTTATCACTTGATGAGGTTGCAAAAGGAACAGGCATAGACAAGGAAACTATCATATCGTTGGCAAAGGAGTTTGCAAACTCAAAACCAGCATGTATTGACCAGGGAAGTTCGCTTGACCAGAACACCAATGGAACACAGAATGTAAGGGCTACGGCTATCCTTCTTGCGATAACCGGGAATATTGATATTGAGGGTGGAAATATATTTCCCTTCATGCCTCCATTATCCCCTGCAAAAGCTTCTGCACCAAGGGCACCGCAGAAACCGCCAGCAGGAACAAAGGAACATCCGCTGTTTACAAACTCCTTTAGACAGGGGCAGGCAATGGTTTTCCCTGAGCTGTTAGAAAAAAATGCTGATGAAGCGGTAAGGGGAATGATAGTTGATGGCGGCAATCCGCTCATGACCTGGCCTGATACAGCGAAGACAGAGAAATTCCTTTCAGGCCTTGATATGCTCGTCACAATCGATACCTTCATGTCTCAGACGGCAAGGTTGTCACAGATAGTGCTTCCAGCCTCAACATTCTTAGAGAGAACAGAGCTTTCCATCATGCAGCCCTTATCAATTCAGAAAAAAATACTTGATCCCGGCAATACACTTCCTGACTGGAAGATATGGCATGAATTGCTGAAAAAATGCGGATTTGAAAATGAGCTCCCCTGGCAGGACGAGGAAGAAGGGATAAATCATCTCCTTAAACCTCTTGGAAAAACTTTTAAGGATATTGAGGAAAATCCTTTTGATGGAAGCAAGCTATCCCCTCCGATAGGAACATGCCGTGAAAAGGGATTCCCTACAAAATCAGGGAAAATAGAGCTTGTATCAGGAATACTTTCATCAGCAGGACATAATCCGCTTCCTTTATATGTGCCGCCTGCGGAGGTGCCTGATTCAAACTATCCTCTCATACTCACAACAGGGGGGAGATTCCCGTATTTTGCACATTCGCAGTTCCATCAGATCCCATCATTAGAGGAGATGTGTCCTGAACCTTTTGTTGAAATATCCCATGAAGATGCAGGGAAACTTGGTATCTCGGAAGGCGAGACATGCTCGGTCGAAACCAAGCGGGGAAAAATATATATAAAAGCAAGGATAACACCAAAAATCATCGCCGGTGTTGTTCATATAACTGACGGATGGGAGGGAGCTAATGTGAACATACTCACAGAGATAGAGACACGCGACCCTATCTCAGGCTTTCCATCTTTCAAGTCACTGGCATGTAAAGTAAAAAAATATCCATGA
- a CDS encoding alcohol dehydrogenase catalytic domain-containing protein codes for MKTLNARLSDSKFLIEDIPRPQLGSNPYAPQDVIVKVEYCGICGTELMLYRKGFPKGVLNREKVGLGHEFTGTVIETGTNVKKLKTGDRVVGEVTTNPCGKCIFCLEGKNNFCTTSSAYMLYQGAYSEYLVIPERNLHVLPENVSFKAGAMFQPLSLAVNAVKVVGKLQPLESVVILGPGPIGLLMVILARFYGAGKIIVTGLEKDRKRLELAKELGADNVIVADRENIKEKVREITGKGADIVIEIAGSGEAVKSGIALARNCGRIVLTGAGYEPVEIDMAGEVMGRQLSILGCRGDPTPCWVEGIKILGSGKINIEPIVSHILPLEQWEEGFKLAMSGEALKVLIKPY; via the coding sequence ATGAAAACACTGAATGCACGCTTATCTGATTCCAAATTCCTTATTGAGGATATACCGCGGCCTCAGCTTGGCAGCAATCCTTATGCCCCGCAGGATGTGATAGTAAAAGTTGAATACTGCGGGATATGCGGAACAGAGCTTATGCTTTACAGGAAAGGCTTCCCCAAAGGAGTGTTAAACAGGGAAAAGGTTGGGCTCGGGCATGAATTCACAGGAACTGTGATTGAGACAGGTACCAATGTAAAAAAGCTAAAAACAGGTGACAGGGTTGTAGGAGAGGTAACAACCAATCCATGCGGCAAATGCATCTTCTGTCTTGAAGGGAAAAATAATTTCTGCACTACATCCAGCGCTTATATGCTTTATCAGGGAGCATACAGCGAATATCTTGTAATACCTGAAAGAAATCTCCATGTTCTGCCGGAAAATGTATCTTTTAAAGCAGGCGCCATGTTCCAACCACTTAGCCTTGCTGTAAATGCAGTGAAAGTCGTGGGGAAACTCCAGCCTCTTGAGAGCGTTGTTATACTTGGACCCGGTCCTATTGGTCTTCTGATGGTAATCCTCGCACGTTTCTACGGAGCGGGGAAAATAATAGTCACAGGTCTTGAAAAAGACAGGAAAAGGCTTGAGCTTGCAAAAGAGCTTGGGGCAGACAACGTCATAGTTGCAGACAGGGAGAATATAAAAGAAAAAGTAAGGGAAATAACCGGGAAAGGTGCTGACATCGTAATTGAAATAGCAGGCTCAGGTGAAGCGGTAAAATCAGGAATTGCGCTTGCACGCAATTGTGGAAGAATTGTTTTAACGGGTGCCGGCTATGAGCCTGTCGAGATTGACATGGCAGGAGAAGTCATGGGGCGGCAGCTTTCCATATTAGGGTGCAGGGGAGACCCGACCCCATGCTGGGTTGAGGGGATAAAAATACTTGGTTCGGGTAAAATTAATATCGAGCCCATTGTAAGCCATATACTCCCGCTTGAACAATGGGAGGAAGGGTTTAAGCTTGCCATGAGTGGAGAGGCGCTGAAGGTTTTGATAAAACCTTATTGA
- a CDS encoding alcohol dehydrogenase catalytic domain-containing protein, which translates to MKTARFRGFDKGFVIEEAPKPEISDDEVLIRVKCCAISGTDTYRFRKYDKPVIMPFSDGDTPGHEAAGIVEAKGKSVKKLQEGDRVVVQPFWGCGVCEECRKLRENFCPQIKAYGFHVPGVFSEYIKAREDIALKFTEKLSFEEAVPTHHMAVNLYGLKSSGVSIGKGTSAAVFGTGNLGLLMVMQLKALNVSKIFAVDIDPARLKLASELAGSIPVDAKNNNPAEIILKETDGKGVDVSIELAGGNAPTIEPAIKSTRKGGAFIALAVRNEDNTINFRQVLSKSLRVQGASAHTIIEMKESLRMIEEGKVETARIITHRFSLEDVNKAFNLRIEDPSALYVTVEI; encoded by the coding sequence ATGAAAACTGCGCGTTTTAGAGGGTTTGACAAAGGCTTCGTGATAGAAGAAGCGCCGAAACCGGAAATTTCTGATGACGAGGTACTTATCAGGGTAAAATGCTGTGCCATCTCAGGCACTGACACGTACCGCTTCAGAAAATATGACAAACCTGTAATAATGCCCTTCTCCGACGGGGACACACCCGGGCACGAAGCAGCCGGAATTGTTGAAGCTAAAGGTAAATCGGTAAAAAAATTGCAGGAAGGCGACAGGGTTGTTGTTCAGCCTTTCTGGGGATGCGGCGTATGCGAAGAATGCAGAAAACTACGGGAAAACTTCTGCCCCCAAATAAAAGCATACGGGTTTCATGTTCCAGGAGTGTTTTCAGAATATATAAAAGCAAGAGAAGATATAGCCCTTAAATTCACTGAAAAGCTTAGTTTCGAGGAAGCTGTCCCAACGCACCATATGGCGGTAAATCTATACGGACTAAAATCCTCCGGCGTCAGCATAGGAAAAGGAACATCAGCAGCAGTTTTCGGAACAGGAAATTTAGGGCTACTGATGGTCATGCAGTTAAAAGCTTTAAATGTCTCGAAGATATTTGCAGTTGATATTGACCCGGCAAGACTAAAGCTTGCCTCAGAACTGGCAGGAAGCATTCCTGTAGATGCGAAAAATAACAATCCTGCAGAAATAATTTTAAAAGAAACAGATGGGAAAGGAGTTGATGTATCTATCGAGCTTGCCGGCGGCAATGCGCCAACGATTGAGCCGGCTATCAAATCTACAAGAAAAGGGGGGGCCTTCATTGCGCTTGCTGTAAGAAATGAGGACAATACGATAAATTTCCGGCAGGTCTTAAGCAAAAGCCTGCGGGTACAGGGAGCATCAGCCCACACTATTATTGAAATGAAAGAATCTTTAAGGATGATAGAAGAAGGTAAAGTTGAAACTGCCAGAATAATAACCCACAGATTTAGTCTTGAAGATGTAAATAAAGCATTCAACCTGAGAATTGAAGATCCTTCCGCGCTTTATGTAACTGTCGAGATATAA
- a CDS encoding alginate export family protein encodes MKKVGVALVMVLALCLLPLSSVKAETKADVENRLDQIEKEIAALKKEVSGQKEAWEKNMGFLKSIKLGGEVRTRWEIQNNFDFAKNNTDDFFLMRTRFSIEATPIDNLRIFIQAQDARVWGDEENGLNGWSRGGDSESQRTASDDRIDLKQGYFDLQNIGGLPVTVRVGRQVLSYGDERLVGANDWSNFGRSFDALKLIINPAEGAQVDVFYSKVVESIRDNRLDEDSDIDFYGIYGTTTNFADVGIKTFDLYALILRDNGFNNDDNEKPGVLKFPAEVDHKIKNQGNSTIYTVGARMAGVIPVIEAIDYNLEYAAQYGTIGSADNYKAVKDAKGNIKKDKDGKDIYKKDGTIPSSNLNAWAVHSEVGYSMPDFMMKPRIAAFFNYATGDAVPGDKRNTTFVNLFPTNHDKYGMIDFMRWQNMQDIGGNLTITPIESLTAKIAYHRLWLAKKNDAWYGSPRRDIFFVTNANRKGDGDNNVGDEIDLLLKYTYNKYVALEAGYSVFFAGDLVKRGGTADDGGKAIQNHKTEANWGYVQAKIGF; translated from the coding sequence ATGAAAAAAGTGGGTGTAGCATTAGTTATGGTATTAGCTTTATGTCTTTTGCCTCTTTCCAGTGTAAAGGCTGAGACAAAAGCGGATGTTGAGAACAGACTCGATCAGATTGAAAAGGAAATAGCAGCTCTTAAAAAAGAAGTATCAGGACAGAAAGAAGCATGGGAAAAGAACATGGGCTTCCTGAAGAGCATCAAGCTTGGCGGCGAAGTCAGAACAAGATGGGAAATACAGAACAACTTTGATTTTGCTAAGAACAACACAGATGATTTTTTCCTTATGAGAACACGTTTTTCAATTGAAGCAACCCCGATAGATAATCTCAGGATCTTCATACAGGCTCAGGACGCAAGAGTCTGGGGTGATGAAGAGAATGGTCTTAATGGATGGTCGAGAGGCGGCGACTCGGAAAGTCAGAGGACTGCAAGTGATGACAGGATAGACCTGAAGCAGGGATATTTTGATCTTCAGAACATCGGCGGACTTCCTGTAACCGTGAGAGTAGGACGCCAGGTTCTTTCCTATGGCGATGAACGCCTTGTTGGTGCTAATGACTGGAGTAATTTCGGAAGAAGCTTTGATGCATTAAAGCTCATCATCAATCCTGCTGAAGGCGCACAGGTTGATGTATTTTACTCAAAAGTTGTTGAAAGTATAAGAGATAATAGACTTGATGAAGATTCAGATATAGATTTCTATGGAATATATGGAACTACCACCAACTTTGCTGATGTAGGAATAAAAACATTTGATCTTTATGCTTTAATTCTAAGGGACAACGGATTCAACAATGATGATAACGAGAAACCTGGAGTTTTAAAGTTTCCTGCAGAAGTAGATCATAAAATCAAGAATCAAGGTAATTCAACAATATATACTGTTGGCGCAAGAATGGCTGGAGTTATTCCTGTTATTGAAGCCATAGACTACAATTTAGAATATGCTGCTCAATACGGGACTATTGGTTCCGCTGATAACTATAAAGCTGTAAAAGATGCAAAGGGAAACATTAAAAAAGATAAAGATGGAAAAGATATTTATAAAAAAGATGGTACAATTCCATCATCTAATTTAAATGCATGGGCGGTGCACAGTGAAGTTGGTTACAGTATGCCTGATTTCATGATGAAGCCAAGGATTGCTGCTTTCTTCAATTATGCAACAGGCGATGCAGTGCCGGGCGATAAGAGAAATACCACTTTCGTAAATCTCTTTCCGACAAATCACGACAAATACGGGATGATTGATTTTATGAGATGGCAGAATATGCAAGATATCGGCGGTAACTTAACAATAACCCCGATTGAGAGCCTGACAGCAAAAATTGCGTACCATCGTTTGTGGCTTGCTAAGAAAAATGATGCATGGTACGGATCTCCAAGGCGTGACATCTTTTTTGTTACTAATGCAAACAGAAAAGGCGACGGAGATAATAACGTAGGTGATGAAATTGATCTTCTCTTAAAGTACACCTACAACAAATATGTTGCTCTTGAAGCTGGCTATTCTGTATTCTTCGCAGGCGATCTTGTTAAGCGCGGCGGAACAGCGGATGACGGTGGTAAAGCTATTCAGAATCATAAAACAGAAGCAAACTGGGGATATGTACAGGCCAAAATAGGCTTCTAA
- a CDS encoding aminotransferase class V-fold PLP-dependent enzyme gives MKVYLDNSATSFPKPNEVLKAVTEGITKFGGNPGRGSNSMSLAAYREIFKARERAARFFNIKDSSRLVFTSNATEALNLAIKGLRLTSGEIITSSMEHNSVIRPLSSLVSQGLTLKKVKSSETGEVDPDDFKRMITGKTKLAVFTHASNVVGTILPIKQIGRICREKGIIFIVDAAQTAGCLPIDVESMCVDLLACSGHKGLLGIQGTGLLYIAPSIKLQPLKEGGTGSFSDDGNQPEELPDRFESGTLNTPGILSLCAGIKFIEKKSINKIREHEMMLIKRLVEGLKGIKGVKIYGVENEKKRAGLISLNIEGIHSSRIGDILDKKFGIIVRTGLHCSPESHKAVGSYPGGAVRFSPGYFNTVDEIDYSVKAVKSLVR, from the coding sequence ATGAAGGTTTACCTTGATAATTCTGCCACATCATTTCCCAAACCAAATGAAGTTTTAAAGGCGGTGACAGAGGGGATAACAAAGTTTGGAGGCAATCCGGGACGGGGAAGCAACAGCATGTCCCTTGCTGCATACAGGGAGATATTCAAAGCAAGGGAGAGAGCTGCACGTTTTTTCAATATAAAGGACAGCAGCCGATTGGTTTTTACCTCCAATGCGACAGAGGCTTTAAACCTTGCAATAAAAGGGCTAAGGCTGACATCAGGGGAAATCATAACTTCTTCAATGGAACATAACTCTGTGATAAGACCCCTCTCATCCCTTGTTTCTCAGGGATTAACTCTGAAAAAAGTAAAAAGTTCTGAGACCGGCGAGGTTGACCCTGATGATTTTAAGAGAATGATAACCGGAAAGACAAAGCTTGCTGTGTTCACTCATGCATCAAACGTAGTCGGGACAATCCTTCCCATAAAACAGATTGGCCGCATATGCAGGGAGAAGGGGATAATATTTATAGTTGACGCTGCCCAGACCGCCGGGTGTTTGCCCATTGATGTTGAAAGCATGTGTGTGGACCTTCTGGCATGTTCAGGACATAAAGGGCTTTTGGGGATACAGGGGACCGGGCTTCTTTACATTGCTCCATCGATTAAACTTCAACCTTTAAAGGAAGGGGGAACCGGAAGTTTTTCTGATGATGGGAACCAGCCGGAGGAACTCCCTGACAGGTTTGAAAGCGGGACTCTTAATACTCCCGGGATACTTTCCTTGTGTGCAGGGATAAAATTTATCGAGAAGAAGAGCATTAACAAAATAAGAGAACATGAAATGATGTTAATTAAAAGATTAGTTGAGGGATTAAAAGGGATAAAAGGTGTGAAAATATATGGTGTTGAAAATGAAAAAAAAAGAGCAGGACTTATATCTCTCAATATAGAGGGGATTCATTCCTCCCGGATAGGGGATATATTGGATAAAAAGTTTGGCATTATTGTAAGGACAGGACTTCACTGCTCGCCGGAATCACATAAAGCGGTTGGCTCGTATCCGGGGGGGGCCGTAAGATTCAGCCCAGGGTATTTTAATACAGTTGATGAGATTGATTATTCGGTTAAAGCTGTAAAATCCCTTGTTCGATAA
- a CDS encoding amidohydrolase has protein sequence MAKKILNKRNEKARRVFDSHIHVHFEFDRSVEQAKELGLNYSPQGLIEDMKRHNIEKALIMGTFSNKYARDFAQKYAPHFLAAATLNPVSINPKEFDFVKSCLSNKEFSAIKLYPGYIAFYPYEKKCDRIYKLAMKYDVPVIFHSGDPAFPAAPVKYCHPLHLDDVACKFTDLKIIIAHLGFPWITDTMEVIIKNPNAYSDISGLFAGGKSPYKEKMKARLRSKIEDIVYSGGADKLLFGTDYALASHDEYIKFAKGLKISSEDLDKLLFSNAAKLFPLK, from the coding sequence ATGGCAAAAAAAATATTAAATAAAAGAAACGAAAAGGCTCGCCGGGTATTCGACAGCCATATACACGTCCATTTCGAGTTTGACCGTTCAGTTGAACAGGCAAAAGAGCTGGGGCTGAACTATTCTCCTCAAGGGCTCATTGAGGATATGAAACGTCACAATATAGAAAAAGCTCTTATCATGGGAACCTTCAGCAACAAATATGCAAGAGATTTTGCTCAGAAATATGCTCCCCACTTTCTTGCTGCGGCAACTTTAAATCCTGTATCCATTAATCCAAAGGAATTTGATTTTGTAAAATCATGCCTCTCCAACAAAGAATTTTCAGCAATAAAACTTTATCCCGGTTATATAGCTTTCTACCCCTATGAAAAGAAATGCGATCGCATATACAAACTTGCCATGAAATATGATGTTCCGGTAATTTTTCATTCAGGAGATCCGGCTTTCCCGGCAGCCCCTGTGAAATACTGCCACCCTCTTCACCTCGACGATGTAGCCTGCAAGTTCACTGACTTAAAGATAATCATTGCACATCTGGGGTTTCCATGGATTACTGACACTATGGAAGTAATAATTAAAAATCCTAATGCCTACAGCGATATCTCCGGTCTTTTTGCCGGAGGGAAATCCCCTTATAAAGAAAAGATGAAGGCGCGGCTCCGTTCAAAGATAGAAGATATTGTATATTCCGGAGGGGCAGACAAGCTCCTTTTCGGAACAGACTACGCGCTTGCCTCTCATGATGAATATATAAAATTTGCAAAGGGGCTGAAAATCAGCAGCGAGGACCTTGATAAGCTCTTATTTTCAAATGCTGCAAAACTCTTTCCTTTAAAATAG
- a CDS encoding DUF362 domain-containing protein, whose product MDRRTFLKRTGAGALVLSTGLPNMLFAEDLLNTSVANSMVSVVTDNLSVNKDGKIDAARVKQMVEKALVLATGKEKSADAWQKIFHDYKEGQTIGLKVNVTNLKLPTHPEVTYAITESLIAAGIKPSNILIWDKLDASFLKTGYKINDSNEGVRCFGHDHKKIGFDKNIKATIPSIGMELNLSRLLTEMSDYIINVPVLKNAVNPASANATKAGVTLSLKSAFGYIPLMDFAYLPPVEGLDAIKVIENMHARNGNPQIAELNNSPVIKGKTRFVILDGLLGLYEGGPFGPPQWINNQILASADLVAIDTIGLNIIDKKASELGKPLSSPFAGHIASAAKLGLGINDIERITVREHVIA is encoded by the coding sequence ATGGACAGACGAACCTTTCTTAAAAGAACCGGTGCAGGTGCTCTGGTTTTGTCAACGGGACTGCCAAATATGCTTTTTGCAGAGGATTTATTGAATACCAGCGTAGCAAACTCGATGGTTTCAGTCGTTACAGACAACCTGTCAGTGAACAAAGATGGCAAGATAGATGCAGCAAGGGTAAAACAAATGGTTGAAAAAGCCCTAGTTCTTGCAACCGGAAAAGAAAAATCCGCTGACGCATGGCAGAAGATATTTCATGATTACAAAGAAGGGCAGACAATCGGTTTAAAAGTTAATGTAACGAATCTAAAGCTTCCAACACATCCTGAAGTTACGTATGCTATTACAGAAAGCCTCATAGCTGCCGGTATTAAACCATCAAATATTCTTATATGGGACAAGCTTGACGCATCATTTCTAAAAACAGGCTACAAAATTAATGACAGTAATGAAGGGGTGCGCTGTTTTGGCCATGACCACAAAAAAATAGGATTTGATAAAAATATCAAAGCAACCATACCAAGCATTGGAATGGAATTGAACCTGTCGAGATTGCTGACAGAGATGTCAGATTATATCATTAATGTTCCGGTTCTTAAAAATGCTGTAAACCCGGCATCTGCTAATGCGACAAAAGCAGGGGTAACACTTTCTTTAAAAAGTGCATTCGGATACATACCATTAATGGATTTTGCATATCTTCCACCGGTAGAAGGGTTGGATGCTATTAAAGTCATAGAGAATATGCATGCGAGAAACGGCAACCCCCAGATTGCAGAGCTTAACAACTCCCCCGTAATAAAAGGAAAAACCAGATTTGTAATTCTTGACGGATTGCTTGGGCTTTATGAAGGAGGACCATTTGGTCCGCCGCAATGGATTAATAATCAGATACTTGCATCAGCTGATTTGGTAGCCATTGATACGATTGGGCTTAATATAATAGATAAAAAAGCATCTGAACTGGGAAAACCTCTTTCATCACCCTTTGCAGGACATATAGCCTCAGCTGCAAAATTAGGCCTCGGTATAAATGATATAGAGAGGATAACAGTGCGGGAGCATGTTATTGCATAA
- a CDS encoding Mov34/MPN/PAD-1 family protein: MEVFISENAFLSMVIAAVEVFRKETLGILLGYRSENSFIVENAIAYQSCERYASEVERNHNAHRRIEYFLEHVRSPAKLIGDFHSHTQFGDNKGGFVPSKEDIVEMKNGGVYFIIEINKRAKSQVWNYNRNGTMSGTVGEYFLKIAAWYRDENTNNPVLGKICCPFGLGFNWNYI; encoded by the coding sequence ATGGAAGTTTTTATATCGGAAAATGCCTTTCTCAGCATGGTTATTGCCGCAGTTGAAGTTTTTCGCAAGGAAACCTTAGGCATACTTCTTGGCTACAGAAGTGAAAATTCTTTTATAGTTGAAAATGCCATAGCATATCAGAGCTGTGAAAGATACGCATCAGAGGTTGAAAGAAATCACAATGCGCACCGAAGGATAGAGTATTTTCTGGAACACGTCAGAAGCCCTGCAAAGCTAATAGGCGATTTTCATTCACACACCCAGTTTGGTGATAACAAGGGGGGGTTTGTTCCCAGCAAGGAAGATATTGTGGAAATGAAGAATGGCGGAGTCTATTTCATAATCGAGATAAACAAGAGAGCCAAGTCACAGGTCTGGAACTATAACCGCAATGGGACGATGTCAGGAACAGTGGGAGAATATTTTCTTAAAATCGCTGCATGGTATAGAGACGAGAATACTAACAACCCTGTTCTTGGAAAAATTTGCTGCCCCTTCGGATTAGGTTTTAACTGGAATTACATCTGA
- a CDS encoding ChaB family protein, giving the protein MHYPQLNNIPRSIKEILPDVAQEIYRDAYNFAWEYYAGDDEKSHKYAWKAVRRSITELLLEIKSH; this is encoded by the coding sequence ATGCATTATCCACAACTTAACAACATACCAAGAAGCATTAAGGAAATTCTACCAGATGTAGCGCAGGAGATATACAGGGATGCCTACAACTTTGCATGGGAATATTATGCCGGAGATGATGAAAAATCACATAAGTATGCATGGAAAGCAGTACGCAGAAGCATTACGGAATTACTGCTTGAGATAAAATCTCATTGA